Proteins encoded by one window of Luteimonas yindakuii:
- a CDS encoding DoxX family protein has translation MNQATMQDLGRLLLRLAVGVLVLLHGLAKLRTGVRGIERMVEAHGLPGELAWLVLVGEIVAPLMLIIGLHARIGGVLVAINMLVAIFLVHMGDLGRLNSTGGWAIELQLMFLAGAVAVALLGPGRFSANQR, from the coding sequence ATGAACCAGGCAACGATGCAGGACCTCGGCCGGCTGCTGCTGCGGCTCGCGGTCGGCGTACTGGTGCTGCTGCACGGCCTGGCGAAGCTGCGCACCGGAGTGCGGGGCATCGAGCGCATGGTGGAAGCGCATGGCCTGCCGGGCGAGCTGGCCTGGCTGGTGCTCGTCGGCGAGATCGTCGCGCCGCTGATGCTGATCATCGGCCTGCATGCGCGCATCGGTGGCGTGCTGGTCGCCATCAACATGCTGGTGGCGATCTTCCTGGTGCACATGGGCGACCTGGGCCGCTTGAACTCGACCGGCGGCTGGGCGATCGAACTGCAGCTGATGTTCCTTGCCGGCGCCGTGGCCGTGGCGCTGCTCGGGCCGGGGCGGTTCTCGGCGAACCAGCGGTAG
- a CDS encoding DUF4426 domain-containing protein: MSRSFRVASLLACTFALAACGAPPTPPAARGAPEPPAVTRSGDLTVRASVVPTLATSEAAAREYGIERDAHSLLLMIGVRRGDDHAERAVPARVTATAVDLRGVRHDVPLREVAVGDLTDHIGVVRVTPPDTLRFLVEARTGDGEVTQLQFSREVYR, translated from the coding sequence ATGTCCCGGTCGTTCCGGGTTGCGAGCCTGCTCGCCTGCACGTTCGCACTGGCCGCATGTGGGGCGCCGCCCACCCCGCCGGCCGCGCGAGGCGCCCCGGAGCCGCCCGCGGTGACCCGCTCGGGTGATCTCACCGTGCGTGCCAGCGTCGTGCCCACGCTTGCGACCAGCGAAGCGGCGGCACGCGAATACGGCATCGAACGCGATGCCCACAGCCTGCTGCTGATGATCGGCGTGCGGCGCGGCGACGACCATGCCGAGCGCGCGGTGCCGGCGCGGGTCACCGCAACCGCCGTCGACCTGCGCGGCGTGCGCCACGATGTGCCGCTGCGCGAAGTCGCCGTCGGCGACCTCACCGACCATATCGGCGTGGTCCGCGTCACCCCGCCGGACACGCTGCGCTTCCTGGTCGAGGCACGTACCGGCGATGGCGAGGTGACGCAACTGCAGTTCAGTCGAGAGGTGTACCGCTGA
- the proC gene encoding pyrroline-5-carboxylate reductase, with amino-acid sequence MTSTSNAALPGNHSIAFIGGGNMARSLVGGLIGGGLAAQRIHVADPGDAVRAALEADFGVATFADAGEAVAAADVWVMAVKPQVLRVVCEGLADTARERVPLVVSVAAGITTAQIERWLGGEAAVVRTMPNTPSLLGAGMTGLYANARVDAAGRTLAEALLSATGRTAWIDDETLMDAVTAISGSGPAYVFLFAEAMEAAAFAQGLPADAARLLVQQTLLGAARMLSESGEAPAELRRRVTSPNGTTQAALEAFEAGGLRALVADAVAAARRRGQELSAAND; translated from the coding sequence ATGACCAGCACATCGAACGCCGCCCTGCCCGGCAACCACAGCATCGCCTTCATCGGCGGCGGCAACATGGCCCGCAGCCTGGTTGGCGGCCTGATCGGCGGCGGCCTCGCCGCGCAGCGCATCCACGTGGCCGACCCGGGCGACGCCGTCCGCGCGGCTCTCGAGGCCGATTTCGGCGTGGCCACGTTCGCCGATGCCGGGGAGGCGGTGGCAGCCGCCGATGTGTGGGTGATGGCGGTCAAGCCGCAGGTGCTGCGAGTCGTCTGCGAAGGCCTTGCCGACACCGCACGCGAACGCGTGCCGCTGGTGGTCTCCGTCGCCGCCGGCATCACCACGGCGCAGATCGAACGCTGGCTCGGCGGCGAGGCCGCGGTGGTGCGGACGATGCCGAACACCCCGTCGCTGCTGGGTGCCGGCATGACCGGGCTGTATGCCAATGCCAGGGTCGACGCAGCCGGGCGCACGCTTGCCGAAGCCCTGCTGTCGGCCACCGGCCGCACGGCGTGGATCGACGACGAGACGCTGATGGATGCGGTGACCGCAATTTCCGGCAGCGGCCCGGCCTATGTATTCCTGTTCGCCGAGGCGATGGAGGCAGCCGCGTTCGCCCAGGGCCTGCCGGCAGATGCGGCCCGTCTGCTGGTGCAGCAGACCCTGCTCGGCGCCGCGCGCATGCTGTCGGAATCCGGCGAAGCACCGGCGGAACTGCGCCGCCGGGTCACCTCGCCCAACGGCACCACCCAAGCTGCGCTGGAGGCGTTCGAGGCCGGCGGCCTGCGCGCGCTGGTGGCGGATGCCGTGGCGGCCGCGCGCCGGCGTGGCCAGGAACTGTCGGCCGCGAATGACTGA
- a CDS encoding YggS family pyridoxal phosphate-dependent enzyme — protein sequence MTPDPHLELRLRSVADRIVNAARRAGRPPPRLLAVSKTRDAAEVAALAALRGALGEAHPGFGENYVQEAEAKMEALGDAGVEWHLIGHLQSNKARQAAARFDWVQTIDRPKLVGALAQWREPARPLDVLVQVNVDDEASKHGCNPDSIPALAEAIAREPALRLRGLMAIPTPHDDPERRRPAFARMKVLFDALAADHPTVDTLSMGMSDDLEQAIAEGATLVRVGTALFGPRPPKE from the coding sequence ATGACCCCAGACCCCCATCTCGAGCTACGCCTGCGCTCGGTCGCAGACAGGATCGTCAACGCTGCCCGCCGCGCGGGGCGGCCACCGCCGCGGCTGCTGGCCGTCAGCAAGACCCGCGACGCCGCCGAGGTGGCCGCGCTCGCCGCGCTGCGCGGTGCCCTCGGCGAGGCGCATCCGGGCTTCGGCGAAAACTATGTGCAGGAAGCGGAAGCCAAGATGGAGGCCCTCGGCGATGCCGGGGTCGAGTGGCATCTGATCGGCCACCTGCAGTCGAACAAGGCACGGCAGGCGGCGGCGCGGTTCGACTGGGTGCAGACGATCGACCGCCCGAAGCTGGTCGGCGCGCTGGCGCAGTGGCGCGAGCCGGCACGACCGCTCGACGTACTGGTGCAGGTGAATGTCGACGACGAGGCCAGCAAGCATGGCTGCAATCCGGACAGCATCCCGGCCCTGGCCGAGGCGATCGCCCGCGAACCCGCGCTGCGGCTGCGCGGACTGATGGCGATCCCCACGCCCCATGACGACCCGGAACGCCGCCGGCCCGCGTTTGCACGCATGAAAGTCCTGTTCGACGCGCTGGCGGCGGACCACCCCACCGTCGACACCCTGTCGATGGGAATGAGCGACGACCTCGAACAGGCGATTGCCGAAGGCGCGACGCTCGTGCGCGTCGGCACCGCCCTGTTCGGCCCGCGCCCGCCGAAAGAATGA
- a CDS encoding type IV pilus twitching motility protein PilT has translation MDIAELLAFSVKNKASDLHLSAGLPPMIRVDGDVRRINIPALDHKQVHALVYDIMSDKQRRDYEEFLEVDFSFEIPGLARFRVNAFNQNRGAGAVFRTVPSEVLTLEDLGCPPVFRQLIDQPQGLILVTGPTGSGKSTTLAAMVDHINKNEYGHILTIEDPIEFVHTSQKCLINQREVHRDTHGFNEALRSALREDPDYILVGEMRDMETIRLALTAAETGHLVFATLHTSSAAKTIDRIIDVFPAGEKPMVRSMLSESLRAVISQALLKKVGGGRTAAWEIMVGIPAIRNLIREDKVAQMYSAIQTGQQHGMMTLDQHLQDLVKRGLITRAQARDYAKDKRTFE, from the coding sequence ATGGATATCGCCGAACTGTTGGCGTTTTCGGTCAAGAACAAGGCTTCGGACCTGCATCTGTCGGCGGGGTTGCCGCCGATGATCCGGGTCGACGGCGACGTGCGCCGGATCAACATCCCGGCACTCGACCACAAGCAGGTGCACGCGCTCGTCTACGACATCATGTCGGACAAGCAGCGCCGCGATTACGAGGAATTCCTCGAGGTCGACTTCTCGTTCGAGATTCCCGGCCTGGCCCGCTTCCGTGTCAACGCCTTCAACCAGAACCGCGGCGCCGGTGCGGTGTTCCGTACCGTCCCCTCCGAAGTGCTGACGCTGGAGGACCTCGGCTGCCCGCCGGTGTTCCGCCAGCTGATCGACCAGCCGCAGGGCCTGATCCTGGTGACCGGGCCGACCGGCTCCGGCAAGTCGACCACGCTCGCCGCGATGGTCGACCACATCAACAAGAACGAGTACGGGCACATCCTCACCATCGAGGACCCGATCGAGTTCGTGCACACCTCGCAGAAGTGCCTGATCAACCAGCGCGAGGTGCACCGTGACACCCACGGCTTCAACGAGGCGCTGCGCTCGGCGCTGCGCGAGGACCCGGACTACATCCTGGTCGGCGAAATGCGCGACATGGAAACCATCCGCCTCGCGCTGACCGCGGCCGAGACCGGCCACCTGGTGTTCGCCACCCTGCATACCTCGTCGGCGGCCAAGACCATCGACCGCATCATCGACGTGTTCCCCGCCGGCGAGAAGCCGATGGTGCGCTCGATGCTGTCGGAGTCGCTGCGTGCGGTGATCTCGCAGGCGCTGCTGAAGAAGGTCGGCGGCGGCCGCACCGCGGCGTGGGAAATCATGGTCGGCATTCCGGCGATCCGGAACCTGATCCGCGAGGACAAGGTGGCGCAGATGTATTCCGCCATCCAGACCGGCCAGCAGCACGGGATGATGACGCTCGACCAGCACCTGCAGGACCTGGTCAAGCGCGGCCTGATCACCCGTGCGCAGGCGCGCGACTACGCCAAGGACAAGCGGACGTTCGAGTGA
- a CDS encoding PilT/PilU family type 4a pilus ATPase has protein sequence MSSIDFTSFLKLMAHQKASDLFITAGMPPSIKVHGKISPVTQNPLTPQQARDLVLNVMTPAQREEFEKTHECNFAIGVSGVGRFRVSCFYQRNQVGMVLRRIETKIPTVEELNLPPIIKTLAMTKRGIIIFVGATGTGKSTSLAAMIGYRNHNSTGHIITIEDPIEFVHKHEGCIITQREVGIDTDSWENALKNTLRQAPDVIMIGEVRTREGMDHAIAFAETGHLVLCTLHANNANQAMDRIINFFPEDRRSQLLMDLSLNLKGVVAQQLIPTPDGKARRVAMEVLLGTPLVQDYIRDGEVHKLKDVMKESTNLGMKTFDQSLFELYQAGEISYEDALRYADSANEVRLRIKLAQGGDARTLSQGLDGVEIAEIR, from the coding sequence ATGAGCAGCATCGATTTCACCTCGTTCCTCAAGCTGATGGCCCACCAGAAGGCCTCGGACCTGTTCATCACCGCCGGCATGCCGCCGTCGATCAAGGTGCACGGCAAGATCTCGCCGGTCACCCAGAACCCGCTGACGCCGCAGCAGGCGCGCGACCTGGTGCTGAACGTGATGACGCCGGCGCAGCGCGAGGAGTTCGAGAAGACCCACGAGTGCAACTTCGCCATCGGCGTGTCCGGTGTCGGCCGCTTCCGCGTGTCGTGCTTCTACCAGCGCAACCAGGTGGGCATGGTGCTGCGCCGGATCGAGACCAAGATCCCGACGGTCGAAGAGCTCAACCTGCCGCCGATCATCAAGACGCTGGCGATGACCAAGCGCGGCATCATCATCTTCGTCGGCGCCACCGGCACCGGTAAGTCGACCTCGCTGGCGGCGATGATCGGCTACCGCAACCACAACTCGACCGGCCACATCATCACCATCGAGGATCCGATCGAGTTCGTGCACAAGCACGAGGGCTGCATCATCACCCAGCGCGAGGTCGGCATCGACACCGACAGCTGGGAAAACGCCCTCAAGAACACCCTGCGCCAGGCGCCCGACGTGATCATGATCGGTGAGGTGCGTACCCGCGAGGGCATGGACCACGCGATCGCCTTCGCCGAAACCGGGCATCTTGTGCTGTGCACGCTGCACGCCAACAACGCCAACCAGGCGATGGACCGCATCATCAACTTCTTCCCCGAGGACCGTCGCAGCCAGCTGCTGATGGACCTCTCGCTCAACCTCAAGGGCGTGGTCGCGCAGCAGCTGATCCCGACGCCCGACGGCAAGGCCCGCCGCGTGGCGATGGAAGTCCTGCTCGGCACCCCGCTGGTGCAGGACTACATCCGCGACGGCGAGGTCCACAAGCTCAAGGACGTCATGAAGGAATCGACCAACCTCGGCATGAAGACCTTCGACCAGAGCCTGTTCGAGCTCTACCAGGCCGGCGAGATCTCCTACGAGGACGCGCTGCGTTACGCCGACTCCGCCAACGAGGTGCGCCTGCGCATCAAGCTCGCCCAGGGCGGCGATGCGCGCACGCTCAGCCAGGGCCTGGACGGGGTCGAGATCGCCGAGATCCGCTGA
- a CDS encoding DUF72 domain-containing protein, with translation MAAARPMLGRMSAIATQGQVRIGISGWRYTPWRGVFYPQGLAQRRELEFASRTFPTIEINGSFYSLQHPDSYQRWRDETPDDFVFAVKGHRFITHHLRLRDARVPVANFLSSGLLRLGPKLGPILWQLPPNFRYDEQRLRDFLAVLPHDTSQALALARQHESGRMQGRSALDIDGERPLRHALEVRHPSFNDPGFVELLREHRVALVVADTAGCWPLLEDLTADFVYLRLHGDEELYASGYSDAALDDWARRIAAWTRGTEPRGARRAGGPAAMKVPRDVYCYFDNDIKTHAPYDAQELARRVALRTGTSALVAPAGEPLASRHPPTV, from the coding sequence CTGGCCGCCGCGCGACCGATGCTCGGCCGCATGAGTGCAATCGCCACCCAGGGACAGGTCCGCATCGGCATCTCCGGCTGGCGCTACACGCCGTGGCGTGGCGTGTTCTACCCGCAGGGTCTGGCGCAGCGGCGCGAACTCGAGTTCGCTTCGCGCACGTTTCCGACCATCGAGATCAACGGCAGCTTCTATTCGCTGCAGCACCCCGACAGCTACCAGCGCTGGCGCGACGAGACGCCGGACGACTTCGTGTTCGCGGTCAAGGGGCACCGCTTCATCACCCACCACCTGCGCCTGCGTGACGCCCGCGTCCCGGTCGCCAATTTCCTCTCGTCGGGCCTGCTGCGGCTGGGTCCGAAGCTCGGACCGATCCTCTGGCAGCTACCGCCCAACTTCCGCTACGACGAGCAGCGGCTGCGCGATTTCCTCGCCGTGTTGCCGCATGACACCAGCCAGGCGCTGGCGCTGGCCAGGCAGCACGAAAGCGGACGCATGCAGGGGCGCAGCGCGCTGGACATCGATGGGGAACGACCGCTGCGCCACGCACTGGAGGTGCGTCATCCGAGCTTCAACGACCCGGGCTTCGTCGAGCTGCTGCGCGAACACAGGGTGGCACTGGTGGTGGCCGACACCGCGGGGTGCTGGCCGCTGCTTGAGGACCTGACCGCCGACTTCGTCTACCTGCGCCTGCACGGCGACGAGGAACTCTACGCCAGCGGCTACAGCGACGCCGCGCTCGACGACTGGGCACGACGCATCGCGGCCTGGACCCGGGGCACCGAGCCGCGCGGCGCGCGCCGGGCCGGCGGACCCGCGGCGATGAAAGTCCCGCGCGACGTGTACTGCTATTTCGACAACGACATCAAGACCCACGCGCCCTACGACGCGCAGGAACTCGCGCGTCGCGTGGCGCTGCGCACGGGGACTTCGGCGCTGGTCGCGCCGGCGGGGGAACCGCTTGCATCGCGGCATCCACCCACGGTGTGA
- a CDS encoding superoxide dismutase, whose amino-acid sequence MAHTLPDLPYAYDALEPHFDRQTMEIHHTKHHQTYVNNLNDALKDTGHADTPIEQLIADIDALPEKARKAVRNNGGGHANHSLFWTVLSPQGGQPTGEVARRIESDLGGMDKFKEDFATAAKGRFGSGWAWLTVDGSGKLAIEDSANQDNPLMKGIGSGNTPILGLDVWEHAYYLKYQNRRPDYISAFFNIINWEEVERRYQAARG is encoded by the coding sequence ATGGCCCATACCCTCCCCGATCTTCCGTACGCCTACGACGCGCTCGAGCCCCATTTCGACCGCCAGACGATGGAAATCCATCACACCAAGCACCACCAGACCTACGTCAACAACCTCAATGACGCGCTCAAGGACACCGGACACGCCGACACGCCGATCGAGCAGCTGATCGCCGATATCGACGCGTTGCCGGAGAAGGCGCGCAAGGCGGTGCGCAACAACGGTGGCGGGCACGCCAACCATTCGCTGTTCTGGACCGTCCTCTCGCCGCAGGGCGGCCAGCCGACCGGTGAAGTCGCCAGGCGCATCGAGAGCGATCTCGGCGGCATGGACAAGTTCAAGGAAGATTTCGCCACCGCGGCGAAGGGTCGCTTCGGCAGTGGCTGGGCGTGGCTGACGGTCGACGGCAGCGGCAAGCTCGCCATCGAGGACAGCGCGAACCAGGACAACCCGCTGATGAAGGGCATCGGGTCGGGCAACACGCCGATCCTCGGCCTCGACGTGTGGGAACACGCCTACTACCTGAAGTACCAGAACCGCCGCCCGGACTACATCTCCGCCTTCTTCAACATCATCAACTGGGAAGAAGTGGAGCGCCGCTACCAGGCTGCCCGCGGCTGA